A stretch of Streptomyces vietnamensis DNA encodes these proteins:
- a CDS encoding DEAD/DEAH box helicase, whose amino-acid sequence MRPTLQARGLKESLLQYLSTTYALTDEGAREALHRFLGDETSGMFRGPYLRIRTPFTVAGEEWRKHLEWQREGFKPYVHQAVAFTRLTSAHGHTPQPTLVTTGTGSGKTESFLYPVLDHCRRERAAGKTGVKAVFLYPMNALATDQAQRINELLTENAELGKLSAGLYIGERAATQYEKVRTRRSDMQMSPPDILITNYKMLDLLLQRADDAPLWRESDIRYVVVDEFHTYDGAQGTDVGMLLRRLAAAVGAAEEGRPLGKICPVATSATLASGTDEDGTAQLLEVATHVFGTEFTKDSIVGENRLTVEEFIPLGEVTMQPMPTPDELLALPDPATGDGALLDLIEKVTDVRDLDPFVLGGNLKRHLFTRAVMQALGGGVKTSAEVLDVMWRAGAAGWSQAVARQPEKAAEALARFVALLSYARAPESSPAEPRPFVHVEVHQWARSVSRLLRGVLPWPKAEFRWDTAGAADASAADSGRMAPVTTATSGQSANLFLPAIYCRDCGRSGWAVFSPESDDHDVQFDTYKIRRASLGQDKARVRNLIAATDREAREGSGAALLTATSGKGGSAASQGAGGLLMVLDGTRKRLRLPDPLNDYDRETKEPRLTARDSAFVLVNFGETANTAAKEDWCPACGERNAIRYLGTGAAAMAAASVTQLFTGGELDRELREDKTLMFNDSVQDAAHRAGFVANRSYTFSLRALLTDHLRHDKPTALNDLIANVVTATTDRDTLSAVVPPDLHGFKGVDRLLSGQGRGGDLKTWRLIGQRLAFEALMEFGFRSRNGRTLELTRTAAAQVRIDDPAAVIALVKQLHEECVQDGLPLMAQDDARYLAFVRIFLERLRTRGAVAHRWLDKYIDEAGTSRYYIWGKRAPGMRAFPKGIAAPVFLLGQPKNGSEFDFATGRLSWYERWAGRCLELPRELAPELWSRLLPELASMGLLSVRTPNDTSVRVYGLKPGNIEARLLDDEQVRVSYVRCPVCFWEQTVHPSLLDQWHGQPCPSYRCRRGRLVAGDRPEGLGIHHRDRDYRDDYYRRLYLGAGTYQVVTAEHTGMLTRHQREKVEEAFKHGSGFKDPNVLSCTPTLEMGIDIGDLSAVVLAALPRRPASYAQQVGRAGRRTGNAFLLTIPDRRRRDLYFLERPKDLIAGTIVPPGCYLSAVEILRRQYLAHLLDLAAAGRLVRTDGVVLRALPHKAPRLFGPSGYLTDLVELALDQGEELVKGFLRLFPTGVSEQAKADLEAFATHGLRSTVEKAEREWRRAEDALRARLREIDEAHGELHDSDPDQARQKAELDAERRGVGRQLLHLGDITAQSALCDLGLLPNYALIDSTTTLSATLYGEDGIDPKTDKVVFTSETLSYERPRRLAIQELAPGNTFYVNGYRHEITGLELATGGRQEWRTWRVCPGCGYVRTENATDDRSPCPRCRTSQIADDGSCLFQVVEPATVTSRDKREDARIRDDKDDRDRRSYTVVDAVDIPVERIEQGLSWRHDRETFGVDYCRTAMIRRINVGPVRYDAPARDDFAGHLVRLNPFHVCTACGAASADGRPVFDHDADALESAAARAPQLKHHRPWCPLRRGKKDGVTQEQVLLAHQLQTEALRILIPAATADVDARVHSFRAALRLGVDLHFGGDPQHLDTTVASMPDVASGERRWFLVLFDSLPGGTGYLDRLTDRHAFRNTLARAYEQLKACPCAEEQRRACHRCLHRYTPEQFQDLVSRQAALSMLESLLFKGDGEDGWDISDVEHTGLVGLDAQVESDLEARFLTALRDWVKVTDDAALDEDGHASGHLRFTDGSDVMHWRLTAQRQLEGTRTDFTFTRVGGPVQSVHVYLEGFRFHASREHNLIAKNASQRTLLRADGKIVFQITWADIDLFEQRPGRTKPVWPPYRGTAQEQAKAAYEQYGGNRAHFGEAIFANPIDTLIAYLRDPDATRWTRRARALVTGLTAVPATAPVAATGKRSELVAALREQLGAFGAGRRDDKPVVSDTGGIGPVHVFRTQDEHGLPIVFALDVADPDNLRWTALTVLDDSDAVLDTDEHKLRWRSWLYWTNITQFLSLAGGDGVQLAASRAADFEVEVLAVCGGLGELDSLSAALAPVPTPAPAVRPVVSEPSVDSPAEAALRQIIRDAVWDEDILEILREDPDEAPDLLRLAETLAEHGKQAPVFGFELGNSRWQADFAWQTPNLKIAVVAIHQGDEDVESQRRDAAYAEDGWTVRTAAAWIDHLDTLLDQLPDTEGTIR is encoded by the coding sequence GTGAGGCCGACGCTTCAGGCACGCGGGCTCAAGGAGAGCCTGCTGCAGTATCTGTCGACTACGTACGCGCTCACGGACGAGGGTGCGCGTGAGGCGCTGCACCGGTTCCTCGGGGACGAGACGTCGGGGATGTTCCGGGGCCCGTATCTGCGGATCCGGACCCCGTTCACCGTGGCCGGCGAGGAGTGGCGCAAGCATCTGGAATGGCAGCGGGAGGGCTTCAAGCCGTACGTGCATCAGGCGGTCGCCTTCACGCGACTGACCTCGGCGCATGGCCACACCCCGCAGCCGACGCTGGTCACCACCGGTACCGGTTCCGGTAAGACGGAGTCGTTCCTGTACCCCGTGCTGGACCACTGCCGTCGGGAGCGGGCCGCGGGCAAGACCGGAGTAAAGGCGGTCTTCCTCTACCCGATGAACGCCCTGGCCACCGACCAGGCACAGCGCATCAACGAGCTCCTCACGGAGAACGCCGAACTGGGGAAGCTGTCGGCCGGCCTGTACATCGGTGAGCGCGCGGCGACGCAGTACGAGAAGGTGCGGACCCGGCGCTCGGACATGCAGATGTCCCCGCCGGACATCCTGATAACGAACTACAAGATGCTGGACCTGCTCCTCCAGCGTGCGGACGACGCCCCCCTGTGGCGGGAGTCGGACATCCGCTACGTCGTCGTGGACGAGTTCCACACGTACGACGGCGCTCAGGGCACGGACGTCGGGATGCTGCTGCGTCGTCTGGCCGCCGCCGTGGGGGCGGCAGAGGAAGGCCGCCCGCTTGGGAAGATCTGTCCGGTGGCAACGTCGGCGACGCTCGCTTCCGGTACGGACGAGGATGGCACGGCGCAACTGCTGGAGGTGGCGACCCACGTCTTCGGTACGGAGTTCACGAAGGACTCCATCGTCGGGGAGAACCGGCTCACGGTCGAGGAGTTCATCCCGCTCGGCGAGGTGACCATGCAGCCGATGCCGACGCCCGACGAGCTGCTGGCGCTGCCCGATCCGGCGACCGGCGACGGGGCGCTGCTGGATCTGATCGAGAAGGTGACGGACGTCCGTGACCTCGATCCCTTCGTGCTCGGTGGGAACCTCAAGCGGCATCTGTTCACTCGTGCGGTGATGCAGGCGCTCGGCGGCGGGGTGAAGACCAGCGCCGAGGTGCTGGACGTGATGTGGCGTGCGGGCGCGGCCGGCTGGTCCCAGGCCGTGGCGCGGCAGCCGGAGAAGGCGGCTGAGGCGCTGGCGCGGTTCGTCGCGCTGCTGTCGTACGCGCGTGCCCCTGAGTCTTCCCCCGCTGAGCCCCGGCCCTTCGTGCACGTCGAGGTGCACCAGTGGGCGCGTTCGGTATCGCGACTGCTGCGCGGCGTACTGCCGTGGCCGAAGGCGGAGTTCCGCTGGGACACGGCGGGCGCGGCCGACGCGAGCGCGGCCGACAGCGGCCGTATGGCTCCGGTGACGACGGCGACGTCGGGGCAGAGCGCGAACCTGTTCCTGCCGGCGATCTACTGCCGTGACTGCGGGCGGTCGGGCTGGGCGGTGTTCTCACCGGAGAGCGATGACCACGACGTCCAGTTCGACACGTACAAGATCCGGCGGGCGTCGCTCGGCCAGGACAAGGCCCGGGTGCGGAACCTGATCGCTGCGACGGACCGGGAGGCCCGGGAGGGCTCCGGGGCCGCGTTGCTCACGGCGACCAGTGGCAAGGGAGGCTCGGCCGCATCGCAGGGTGCCGGCGGGCTGCTGATGGTGCTGGACGGCACCCGTAAGCGGCTGCGGCTGCCCGATCCGCTGAACGACTACGACCGGGAGACCAAGGAGCCCCGGCTGACGGCCCGTGACTCGGCATTCGTACTGGTGAACTTCGGGGAGACCGCGAACACCGCGGCCAAGGAGGACTGGTGTCCGGCGTGCGGTGAGCGCAACGCGATCCGCTACCTCGGTACGGGCGCCGCCGCGATGGCCGCGGCGTCCGTCACGCAGCTGTTCACCGGCGGAGAGCTCGACAGGGAGCTCCGCGAGGACAAGACGCTGATGTTCAACGACTCGGTGCAGGATGCCGCGCACCGGGCCGGGTTCGTCGCCAACCGCTCGTACACCTTCTCGCTCCGCGCCCTCCTCACCGATCATCTGCGGCACGATAAGCCGACCGCGCTGAACGATCTGATCGCGAACGTCGTCACCGCCACGACGGACAGGGACACCCTCTCTGCAGTGGTGCCACCGGACCTGCACGGCTTCAAGGGCGTGGACCGACTCCTGTCCGGCCAGGGCCGCGGTGGAGACTTGAAGACGTGGCGGCTGATCGGTCAGCGGCTGGCGTTCGAGGCGCTGATGGAGTTCGGCTTCCGGTCCCGTAACGGCCGTACGCTCGAGCTGACACGGACAGCCGCCGCACAGGTCCGCATCGACGACCCGGCAGCCGTGATCGCGCTGGTCAAGCAGTTGCACGAGGAGTGCGTACAGGACGGGCTGCCGCTGATGGCACAGGACGACGCCCGCTATCTGGCGTTCGTACGCATCTTCCTGGAGCGACTGCGCACCCGCGGTGCGGTCGCACACCGATGGCTGGACAAGTACATCGACGAGGCGGGCACCAGCCGGTACTACATCTGGGGCAAGCGGGCTCCGGGCATGCGGGCCTTCCCGAAGGGCATCGCCGCCCCCGTGTTTCTCCTCGGGCAGCCCAAGAACGGCAGCGAGTTCGACTTCGCGACCGGTCGGCTGTCCTGGTACGAACGGTGGGCCGGGCGGTGCCTGGAGCTGCCGCGCGAACTGGCACCCGAGCTGTGGAGCCGACTGCTGCCCGAACTCGCCTCGATGGGGCTGCTGTCGGTGCGCACCCCGAACGACACCTCGGTGCGGGTGTACGGGCTCAAGCCCGGCAACATCGAGGCCCGGCTGCTGGACGACGAGCAGGTACGGGTCTCGTACGTGAGGTGCCCGGTGTGCTTCTGGGAGCAGACGGTCCACCCGTCCTTGCTGGACCAGTGGCACGGCCAGCCCTGCCCGTCCTACCGGTGCCGCCGAGGTCGCCTGGTGGCTGGCGACCGGCCCGAGGGTCTGGGGATACACCACCGCGACCGCGACTACAGGGATGACTACTACCGTCGGCTCTACCTCGGCGCGGGCACCTATCAGGTGGTCACCGCCGAGCACACGGGCATGCTGACGCGTCACCAGCGCGAGAAGGTCGAGGAGGCGTTCAAGCACGGCAGCGGGTTCAAGGACCCCAACGTGCTGTCCTGCACGCCCACGCTGGAGATGGGTATCGACATCGGCGACCTGTCCGCCGTCGTGCTGGCCGCGCTGCCGCGCCGCCCCGCCTCCTACGCGCAGCAGGTCGGCCGGGCCGGCCGCCGTACCGGAAATGCCTTCCTGCTGACCATCCCCGACCGTCGGCGCCGTGACCTGTACTTCCTCGAGCGGCCGAAGGACCTGATCGCGGGCACGATCGTGCCGCCCGGGTGTTACCTGTCGGCCGTCGAGATCCTGCGGCGCCAGTACCTGGCACATCTGCTCGACCTTGCAGCGGCCGGCCGTCTCGTCCGCACGGACGGCGTCGTGCTGCGCGCACTGCCGCACAAGGCGCCTCGCCTGTTCGGCCCGTCCGGCTATCTGACCGACTTGGTGGAGCTGGCCCTCGATCAGGGCGAGGAGCTGGTCAAGGGGTTCCTGCGGCTGTTCCCGACGGGCGTCAGCGAGCAGGCCAAGGCCGATCTGGAGGCCTTCGCGACGCACGGCCTGCGCAGCACCGTGGAGAAGGCGGAACGCGAGTGGCGACGTGCCGAGGACGCCCTGCGGGCGCGGCTGCGCGAGATCGACGAGGCCCACGGCGAGCTGCACGACAGCGACCCCGACCAGGCGCGCCAGAAAGCAGAACTCGACGCCGAGCGGCGCGGGGTGGGCAGGCAGCTGCTCCACCTGGGCGACATCACGGCGCAGAGCGCCCTGTGTGACCTGGGTCTGCTTCCGAACTACGCCCTCATCGACTCGACGACGACGCTGTCGGCGACCCTGTACGGCGAGGACGGCATCGACCCGAAGACGGACAAGGTGGTGTTCACGTCCGAGACCCTCTCCTACGAGCGTCCCCGCCGCCTCGCGATCCAGGAACTGGCGCCGGGCAACACCTTCTACGTCAACGGCTACCGGCACGAGATCACGGGCTTGGAGCTCGCGACGGGCGGGCGCCAGGAGTGGCGGACATGGCGAGTGTGCCCGGGGTGCGGCTACGTGCGCACCGAGAACGCCACCGACGATCGCTCGCCGTGCCCCCGGTGCAGGACGAGCCAGATCGCCGACGACGGCTCCTGCCTGTTCCAGGTCGTCGAGCCGGCCACCGTGACGTCGCGGGACAAACGTGAGGACGCCCGGATCCGCGACGACAAGGACGACCGCGACCGCCGCTCGTACACCGTCGTGGACGCGGTGGACATCCCCGTCGAGAGGATCGAGCAGGGCCTGTCCTGGCGGCACGACCGGGAGACGTTCGGCGTGGACTACTGCCGGACGGCGATGATCCGCCGGATCAACGTGGGCCCGGTCCGCTACGACGCTCCCGCCCGTGACGACTTCGCCGGCCATCTGGTCCGGCTGAACCCGTTCCACGTGTGCACCGCCTGCGGGGCCGCGAGCGCGGACGGCCGTCCCGTCTTCGATCACGACGCCGATGCCCTGGAATCGGCAGCGGCCCGTGCCCCGCAGCTCAAGCACCACCGCCCGTGGTGCCCGCTGCGCCGCGGCAAGAAGGACGGCGTCACGCAGGAGCAGGTGCTGCTCGCCCACCAGCTGCAGACCGAGGCCCTGCGGATCCTCATCCCGGCCGCGACAGCCGACGTGGACGCACGGGTGCACTCCTTCCGGGCCGCCCTGCGGCTCGGTGTCGACCTGCACTTCGGCGGTGACCCGCAGCACCTGGACACCACGGTGGCCTCCATGCCGGACGTCGCCAGCGGCGAGCGCCGCTGGTTCCTGGTGCTCTTCGACTCCCTCCCGGGCGGTACCGGCTACCTGGACCGGCTCACCGATCGCCATGCCTTCCGGAACACCCTTGCTCGCGCGTACGAACAACTCAAGGCATGTCCGTGCGCGGAAGAGCAGCGGCGCGCCTGCCACCGCTGCCTGCACCGCTACACCCCCGAGCAGTTCCAGGACCTCGTGTCCCGGCAGGCGGCGCTCAGCATGCTGGAGTCGCTGCTGTTCAAGGGAGACGGCGAGGACGGCTGGGACATCAGCGATGTGGAGCACACCGGGCTGGTCGGGCTGGACGCCCAGGTCGAATCCGACCTGGAGGCACGCTTTCTGACCGCCCTGCGGGACTGGGTGAAGGTCACCGACGACGCGGCCCTGGACGAGGACGGCCACGCCAGCGGGCATCTGCGGTTCACCGACGGCTCGGACGTGATGCACTGGAGGCTGACCGCCCAGCGGCAGCTCGAAGGCACCCGGACGGACTTCACCTTCACCCGCGTCGGCGGTCCGGTGCAGAGCGTGCACGTCTATCTGGAGGGTTTCCGCTTCCACGCAAGCCGGGAGCACAACCTCATCGCCAAGAACGCGTCCCAGCGCACCCTGCTCCGTGCCGACGGAAAGATCGTCTTCCAGATCACCTGGGCCGACATCGACCTGTTCGAACAGCGTCCGGGGCGCACCAAGCCCGTCTGGCCGCCGTACCGGGGCACCGCCCAGGAGCAGGCCAAGGCCGCGTACGAGCAGTACGGCGGCAACCGTGCCCACTTCGGCGAAGCGATCTTCGCCAACCCGATCGACACGCTCATCGCCTATCTGCGGGACCCTGATGCGACCCGCTGGACCCGGCGGGCCCGCGCCCTGGTCACTGGGCTCACCGCCGTTCCCGCCACGGCCCCCGTGGCCGCCACTGGCAAGCGCAGTGAGCTCGTCGCCGCGCTGCGCGAGCAGCTCGGCGCCTTCGGAGCCGGCCGACGGGATGACAAGCCGGTCGTATCCGACACTGGCGGCATCGGTCCGGTCCACGTGTTCCGCACCCAGGACGAGCACGGCCTTCCGATCGTGTTCGCGCTGGACGTCGCAGACCCCGACAACCTGCGGTGGACCGCCCTGACGGTCCTCGACGACAGCGACGCCGTCCTCGACACGGACGAGCACAAACTGCGGTGGCGGTCCTGGCTGTACTGGACGAACATCACCCAGTTCCTGTCCCTCGCCGGTGGGGACGGTGTACAGCTCGCGGCCAGTCGCGCCGCAGACTTCGAGGTCGAGGTCCTCGCCGTCTGTGGTGGTCTGGGCGAACTCGACTCACTCTCCGCCGCCCTCGCACCCGTACCCACGCCCGCGCCTGCTGTACGGCCTGTGGTCTCCGAGCCGAGCGTCGACTCGCCGGCCGAAGCCGCCCTTCGTCAGATCATCCGGGACGCGGTCTGGGACGAGGACATCCTGGAGATCCTGCGCGAAGACCCCGACGAGGCACCAGACCTCCTTCGCCTCGCCGAGACACTCGCTGAGCACGGCAAGCAGGCTCCGGTCTTCGGATTCGAACTCGGCAACAGCCGCTGGCAGGCGGACTTCGCCTGGCAGACTCCCAACCTCAAGATCGCAGTCGTCGCCATCCACCAAGGCGACGAGGACGTCGAGTCCCAGCGGCGCGACGCCGCCTACGCCGAGGACGGCTGGACGGTCCGGACCGCCGCTGCATGGATCGACCACCTCGACACCCTGCTCGACCAGCTCCCCGACACGGAAGGCACCATCCGATGA
- a CDS encoding UvrD-helicase domain-containing protein yields MTARLSLYRKAEQELYKLDRSVKAQFYDFCHVFRNNPNQPGLKLKKLKGDSRIWSARVNDSYRALLTPTGVDTDGTESWLVIAVRHRKDVYEELQVAVNRVTGEIEFVDLAVVGDSALRRVGITLTPSEPDRTTVPAEPEPTPQPLPTAETEASPLLAAYGADQLRELGVADQLIELALAVTDSAELDQLVEGAPLLSKDVLYGLAAGMSIDEVRKEITQPVELGHEPDLGDFAAALSRTKVTAVDDAVQAAIDEGDFRAWKVFLHPTQERIVHRHYKGPARVSGGPGTGKTIVALHRVKHLAEQLPPGSNKAILLTTFTKNLTTDLRLRLASLIEPELLARVEIAHIDQLAARVLGENTAPGRGRQRVYDHVALNEMRQLLAELDDRRWEPEFLLEEWEQVILGQSVPTRSAYFQARRAGRGRSLTRPERNHIWKLIEQFTARLDKLGVETWGQASERAARFEMERAAKIRARREYKEEVGGKDLIHRDNSSGMRYLNHRYRHIVVDEAQDLSPAHWKMLRAMADPDQPNDMFIAGDTHQRIYDHQVALGALGINIRGRSSRLTLSYRTTKEILTEALRVVDPVKPGQKVSYDDLDDGTDNLAGYRSVLHGPAPAFTPYDTWDDELAGLAATLTTWRKELSTDENGSPRDPSGHIAVCVADRDMVSQTMYYLVTKAGITCAELTKEGPKGDGEVHVGTMHRFKGLEYQRLAIVGASDGIVPRTHVIDRYRTEDPPRYEREQRKARSLLFVATTRARDALNISWHGKPSPYLPV; encoded by the coding sequence ATGACCGCCCGGCTCAGCCTGTACCGCAAGGCCGAACAGGAGCTGTACAAGCTCGACCGCTCGGTCAAGGCCCAGTTCTACGACTTCTGCCACGTCTTCCGGAACAACCCGAACCAGCCGGGCCTGAAGCTGAAGAAGCTCAAGGGCGACTCGCGCATCTGGTCCGCGCGGGTCAACGACTCCTACCGCGCCCTGCTCACCCCGACCGGGGTCGACACGGACGGCACCGAGAGCTGGCTGGTCATCGCCGTCCGCCACCGCAAGGATGTTTACGAAGAGCTCCAGGTCGCGGTCAACCGCGTCACCGGCGAGATCGAGTTCGTCGACCTCGCGGTCGTCGGCGACAGCGCCCTGCGCCGCGTCGGCATCACCCTGACCCCGTCCGAACCGGACCGGACCACGGTGCCGGCCGAGCCCGAGCCGACGCCGCAGCCTCTGCCCACGGCGGAGACCGAGGCTTCTCCCTTGCTCGCCGCGTACGGCGCCGATCAGCTGCGTGAGCTGGGTGTCGCGGACCAGCTGATCGAGCTGGCCCTCGCTGTCACCGACAGCGCCGAGCTGGACCAGCTCGTCGAGGGCGCCCCGCTGCTGTCGAAGGACGTCCTTTACGGCCTCGCCGCCGGTATGTCCATCGACGAGGTCCGCAAGGAAATCACCCAGCCCGTCGAGCTCGGCCACGAGCCCGATCTCGGAGACTTCGCCGCGGCCCTGAGCCGTACCAAGGTCACCGCCGTCGACGATGCCGTGCAGGCGGCCATCGACGAGGGAGACTTCCGGGCCTGGAAGGTGTTCCTCCACCCCACGCAGGAGCGCATCGTCCACCGCCACTACAAGGGCCCTGCTCGCGTCTCCGGCGGGCCCGGCACCGGAAAGACGATCGTCGCCCTGCACCGGGTCAAGCACCTGGCCGAGCAGCTGCCTCCCGGCAGCAACAAGGCGATCTTGCTGACCACGTTCACCAAGAACCTGACCACGGACCTGCGCCTGCGTCTGGCTTCGCTCATCGAGCCCGAACTCCTCGCCCGGGTCGAGATCGCTCACATCGACCAGCTCGCCGCGCGCGTCCTGGGCGAGAACACCGCACCCGGCCGAGGCCGACAGCGTGTCTACGACCACGTGGCGCTGAACGAGATGCGCCAGCTCCTCGCCGAACTCGACGACCGCCGCTGGGAGCCCGAATTCCTCCTGGAGGAGTGGGAGCAGGTCATCCTCGGCCAGTCCGTCCCCACCCGCTCCGCCTACTTCCAGGCCCGCCGTGCCGGGCGGGGCCGCTCGCTGACCCGGCCCGAGCGCAACCACATCTGGAAGCTCATTGAGCAGTTCACCGCCCGCCTCGACAAGCTCGGCGTGGAAACCTGGGGCCAGGCATCGGAACGCGCTGCCCGCTTCGAGATGGAGCGGGCCGCGAAGATCAGGGCGCGGCGCGAGTACAAGGAGGAGGTCGGCGGCAAGGACCTCATCCACCGCGACAACAGTTCCGGCATGCGCTACCTCAACCACCGCTACCGGCACATCGTCGTCGACGAGGCCCAGGACCTCAGCCCCGCACACTGGAAGATGCTCCGTGCCATGGCCGACCCCGACCAGCCCAACGACATGTTCATCGCCGGCGACACCCACCAGCGCATCTACGACCACCAGGTGGCCCTCGGCGCCCTTGGCATCAACATCCGCGGCCGCTCCTCCCGCCTGACCCTCAGCTACCGCACCACGAAGGAGATCCTCACCGAGGCCCTCCGTGTGGTCGACCCCGTGAAGCCCGGGCAGAAGGTGAGCTACGACGACCTGGACGACGGCACCGACAACCTCGCCGGATACCGTTCCGTCCTCCACGGCCCTGCCCCGGCCTTCACCCCGTACGACACCTGGGACGACGAGCTCGCCGGCCTCGCCGCCACCCTGACCACGTGGCGCAAGGAGCTCTCCACCGACGAGAACGGCTCGCCCAGAGACCCGAGCGGCCACATCGCCGTCTGCGTCGCCGACCGTGACATGGTCAGCCAGACCATGTACTACCTCGTCACCAAGGCTGGCATCACCTGCGCCGAACTCACCAAGGAAGGTCCCAAGGGTGACGGCGAGGTCCACGTCGGCACCATGCACCGCTTCAAGGGCCTTGAGTACCAGCGCCTCGCCATCGTGGGCGCCAGTGACGGCATCGTCCCCCGCACCCACGTCATCGACCGCTACCGCACCGAGGACCCGCCCCGCTACGAACGCGAGCAGCGCAAGGCCCGTTCCCTGCTGTTCGTGGCGACTACGCGGGCCCGGGACGCACTGAACATCAGCTGGCACGGCAAGCCCAGCCCCTACCTGCCGGTCTGA